In one window of Palaemon carinicauda isolate YSFRI2023 chromosome 2, ASM3689809v2, whole genome shotgun sequence DNA:
- the LOC137619898 gene encoding uncharacterized protein produces MVRSDYDVQSHHPCLREALLLSWISRFGFPDDITTDRGSAFLSEIWLSLANLMGMTLHSTTAYNPTANGMVESTHRTLKAALMARCSDKHWKAQHPWVLLGFRTTPRTETEPSPAEKVYGEALTVPGEFFPATTDGTKQNHLREIAGKFSPCLKTYEDRTRHFLPKNLDNCDYVFI; encoded by the coding sequence atggttagaagtGACTACGATGTCCAAAGCCACCACCCATGCCTGCGCGAAGCTCTCCTGTTGAGTTGGATCAGCCGCTTCGGTTTTCCCGACGATATCACGACGGACCGAGGTTCTgccttcttgtcagagatctggctttctctggcaaacctgatgggaatgacactccacagcaccacggcatacaaccctacAGCGAACGGTATGGTCGAGAGCACTCATCGCACtctcaaggcagccctgatggcgagatgtTCGGACAAACATTGGAAAGCGCAACACCCATGGGTCCTCCTTGGTTTTCGCACCACTCCCCGGACAGAAACCGAACCTTCCCCTGCAGAGAAGGTCTATGGAGAGGCGCTTACAGTCCCTGGtgagttcttccctgcaactaccgatGGCACAAAGCAGAATCACCTGAGAGAGATTGCTGGGAAATTCAGtccatgcctgaaaacatacgaggacCGAACCAGACACTTCTTGCCCAAGAATCTAGACAACTGCGACTACGTCTTTATCTAG